GATAATATAATCAAATTGATCTCCAACACTATTAACATCGTCAAATTCGCTATATTCTATGCCTAGCTTATTTAAACTTAACGTTATAAGACGAGAAACTGCTGGGTTTTTGTTTACAAGTGCAACTTTCATGATCCCTCCTTGAAGAGCTTGAGGCTGTATTCTATGATAAATTTCATTGCTATTTACTTAAAAAAATAGTGCTGGCATATCGTTTAAAATCTGCACCATCATATCAGTTATGATTTTTATAATGCCGGCTAAAATAGCTATCAAAACCGAAAAACCGATACTTACCTTAATAGGATAGCCAACAACTAATAGGTTAAATTGTGGCATAGTTTTCATAAGCATGCCAAAAATAGCATCTGAAAGTATAGAAAGTGCGATGATAGGAAAAGCCAGAACAAATCCAAACATAAAAAGATTGCCAAAAAGCTTTAGGGCGTAGCTCATCACACCACTTCTTGGATAAAAATCTCCAAGCGGTATAGCAGAAAGTGAAGTGGAATAAAACTGTAATATCAAATGGTGTCCATCAAGCATCAAAAATGCAAGAAGCGCGATGAAATTTAGAATATTTGCGATCACTGGCGAATTTGTACCAGTTTGCGGATCAAGCACTGAAGCCATCGAAAAACCCATAATCATCGAGATCTGCTCGCCAGCCATTTGAAGTATGGCAAAAACGATATTTAGCAAAAGCCCAGCACAAAGTCCGAGCATAGCCTCACTTAAAATTTCTATAATCAAAAAATTTATAGCATGCTCATGAGCATGTGAGAGCGGAAAAAGTACAACACAAAGAGCAAAAACTAGCAAAGTTTTTACGCTAAGCGGGATTTGATTGTGAGAAAAAAATGGAAAAAATACAATAAGCCCACTAAGACGTGCAAAAAGAAGCATAAAGGTTATGACTTTATCAGCTCCAAAAAACTCGACTAGCTCCATTATTTTATATTAACGCCTCGTCCATCTCAGCTGGAATTTCAAGCCCCATGATCTTTAAAACACTAGGAGCGATATTATTTAGACCGCCGTTTTTTACTTTTTTTACGCCATCAGCCATCACAAAACAAAAGACATCATAAGTCGTGTGGTTTGTCAGTAGCTCACCACTACTATCACGCATCTCTTCGCAGTTTCCGTGATCGCTCGTGATGATCATCGCATAGTTTTTCTCTTTTGCTTTAGCGTAAATTTCTCCAAGAGCCGTATCTACTGCCTCAACTGCTTTTATAGCGGCCTCGTAATTTCCAGTGTGCCCTACCATATCGCCATTTGCGAAATTTACCACGATGAAGTCTTGCTCGTCATCCATACCTTTTAGCACGGCTTTGCAAACCTCTACCGCACTCATCTCTGGCTTTTCGTCGTAGGTCTTTACCTTTGGACTAGGGATGAGCACCCTCGTTTCGTTGCTGGCTAGCTCCTCGACGCCGCCATTAAAGAAAAATGTTACGTGGGCGTATTTTTCAGTCTCAGCCGTGTGAAGCTGCCTTAACCCAGCCGCTGCTATGACCTCACTTAGGGTGTTTTTTATCTTTTCATTTTTAAATAGCACTTCAAATTTAAAATTTGCGTCGTATTCGGTCATGGTGATTAAATTTTTGATAGCAAAAGGGCGCTCAAACTCGCTAAATTTCTCCTCGCCCAGAGCCTGGCAAATTTCTCTTGCCCTATCATTTCTAAAATTTATTACAATCACGCCGTCATCTTCGCCTATGCCTTTAAAGCCATTAAAGCTTGCTGGCTTTACAAACTCATCTGTCACTCCCTCATCGTAGCTTTTTTGTAGATATTCGCTAGGCGATAAGCTGCTTAAATTTGCTCCATTTACCAAGCTATCATAAGCCTCTTTTACGCGCTCCCAGCGTTTATCTCTATCCATCGCGTAAAATCTCCCACAAACGGTTGCTACCTTAAATTTGGCCTCTAAGCTTTTTATAAAATTTAGACCGCTATTTGGGCTAACGTCGCGTCCGTCGGTGATAGCGTGAGCAAAAACTTCGCAGCCACTTTTGCTAACAAGCTCGCACATACCATCAAAATGCTCCATGTGAGAGTGCACGCCGCCGTCGCTATAAAGCCCTATAACGTGAACTCTTTTGCACTTTTTAAAAAGATCTTTCAGTGCTTCATTTTCTGCTAACGAGCCATCAGCAAAACTGCGTGAAATTTTGACCAAATTTTGATATAAAACTCGTCCGCTTCCTATGCACATATGCCCTACTTCGCTGTTTCCCATCTGCCCCTCTGGTAGTCCCACAGCGTTTCCAGAAGTTTTTATAAGTGAGTTTGGAATTTCTTTAAAAAATTTATCGTAGTTTGGCTTTTTGGCCGCCTCAAATGCATTAAATTTGCCATTTTTGTTAAACCCAATGCCATCGGTTATTATAAGTATAGTTTTTTGAGCCATTTTTAAATTTTATCCTTAAATTTAGATAATTTTTAAGGCCATTATACTAAAATTGCTTTTTTTTAAAATAAAGGCCCCTATGTTTTACTATATCTACGAAATTTTAAATTTTAACATCTTTCAGTATATCACCGTTCGCGCTGGCATCGCGTTTTTCATAGCATTTATCTTGACAGCTTATCTGATGCCTAAATTTATCGCCTGGGCAAAGGCAAAAAACGCCGCCCAGCCTATCTACGAGCTTGCCCCACAAACTCACCAAAAAAAGGCCAAAACGCCGACCATGGGCGGACTTGTTTTTGTCTTTACAGCCGTACTTTCCACGATAATTTGCGCAAGGCTTGATAACGTATTTGTCTTAACATCTCTCTTTTGCCTAGTTTGCTTTACACTGCTTGGCTACAAGGACGATTACAGTAAAATTTTAGGAGCAAAAAACCACGCCGGCCTAAGCCCAAAAGCAAAGCTTTTTTTTCAGTTTTTAATAGCCTTTGTAATTTCTGTTTTTTTATATGCAAGTCACGAGCTTAGCACCGAGTTTTATCTACCTTTTTTTAAGCAACCTATTTTAGATTTAAAAATTTTTGCCATTTTCTTTTGGACACTGGTCATAGTCGCTGCTTCAAATTCAGTAAATTTAACAGACGGGCTTGACGGGCTAGCTACTGTGCCATCGATATTTTCACTTTTAACACTTGGCGTTTTTGCTTATATCTGCGGACACGCTGTCTTTAGCTCATATTTACTCTTGCCAAAGATCATAGGCGTTGGTGAAAGCGTTGTTGTCTCTTCAGCCCTAATTGGCTCATTGATGGGCTTTTTGTGGTTTAACTGCCATCCAGCTGAAGTCTTTATGGGCGATAGCGGTAGCTTAAGCGTTGGAGCATATATCGGTTTTATGGGTGTTGCGACAAAAAACGAAATTTTACTCATCATCATCGGTCTTATCTTTGTCGTTGAGACCCTAAGCGTCATCTTGCAAGTGGGAAGCTTTAAAATTTTCAAACGCAGAATTTTTCTCATGGCGCCTATACATCACCATTTTGAGATAAAAGGCTGGGCGGAAAATAAGATCATCGTGCGCTTTTGGATCATCGCACTTTTAGCGAACCTAATCGCACTAACTGCGCTAAAGATCAGATAAGGAAAGCCATGAGAAAATCGCTATTTGGCTACGGTGGCACGATAAAGGCTATCGCTAAAAATTTCACAAAAGACGGTCTTTGGAATATCTATGATGATAAATTTAGTGAAATCTCAAAAGATGAGTTTGGCAATGCTCTTTTGCCAGTTAGCGAATTTGACCCAGCAAAAAGCAGCCTAGAGATACCAAGCCCAGGTATCCCGCCTCATCACGAGCTTATTAAAAAAGCTAAGAATTTAGTTAGCGAGTATGACTATTTTTATGAAATTTATAAAGAAAATCTGCCATTTAACATCTGGATAAGCGGCACAAACGGCAAGACTACGACTACAAAGATGACGCAGCACCTACTAGAGAGCAAGGGCTCAGTCATGGGCGGAAACGTCGGCATCGCACTAGCAAATTTAGACCCAAACGCTAAAATTTGGATACTTGAGACTAGCTCATTTACCCTTCACTACACAAATCACGCTACACCGGGCATCTATGTGCTTTTGCCGATCACTCCAGACCATCTAAGCTGGCATGGCAATATGAGCGAATACGAAAAGGCTAAGCTAAAGCCACTTGCTAGCATGAGCGAAAGTAGCGTGGCGATCGTGCCTGAAATTTACGCCAATACGCCAACCAAGGCAAAAGTGATCGCTTACAAAGATGAGAGCTATTTGGCTAATTTTTGCGGTATAAGCGTAGATAGTATAAATTTTAAAACGCCATTTTTACTTGACGCGTTGCTAGCACTTGCGGTGGAGAAAATTTTATTTGACCGCTGCGACGCGGAGCTTTTAAATACCTTCGTCATCGAGGCAAATAAGCTTGAAGAATTTAGCGATAAAAATGGCAGAACCTGGGTCAATGACACAAAAGCGACCAATATCGACGCGAGTATACAGGCCGTTAAACGCTACAAAGATCATTTCATACATCTAATACTTGGTGGCGATGATAAGGGTGTTGATATGACGCCACTTTTTGAAGGCTTAAAGAGTTTAAGAGTAAAAATTTACGCCATTGGCTCAAATAGTGACAAACTCATGAAATTAGCGACTAAATTTGGCATACCGGCTTTAAAATGCGACTTTTTGCAAAATGCTGTAAATGAGATAGATAAAGAGCTAAAGACCAGCGAGATAGCACTTCTTAGCCCGGCAGCTGCGAGCCTTGATCAGTTTAAGAGCTATGCCGAGCGAGGCGATAAATTTAAAGAGTTTATAAAGTCGCTTTAAATTTACAAGCCCTTTTAAATAGCCTTGTCAAAAATAAAAATATTCAAATTTATATTTTTGACATAAATTTTTACTATAAAGTTTTATTGTTGAATACTTTTTAAGTTTGTGCTAATATTTAGTAAAAATTTCCAAGGAAGTTTAATGCCTCTAACGCCCAGAAATGATGTAAATTTTAAAAGAAATTTAATAGATATTATAAAATTTTCATATGACAATGACATAAGCAGACCATTTATATCTAACAACAAACTACTTATTGGATATGGCTTTAGCCTAAAAGATGATATAGAACTTATTTGTGCCCAAATTTATAAAAACAACAAAGACAAAGTCATAAAAGATGTCAAGCAAACTATTGCTAACACCATGAGTAAGACTACCATAGAAAAGATAGATACAGATGAACTTTTAAAAAAGATAAATGATGCCGCAAAAGGGGCTTATGCAAAGTCTGGAGGTGCCGATACTTTACCTGAGTTTGAATTTAGCTCGGAAGATCAGCTAAATGCCGTCTTGGAACAAAAGCTTATGCCACTAATCCAAGAGATAAATCAAAAATTAAACAACTCTCCACTTAAAAATTTACAAGCCGTTTCACTTACTTCAGATACACAAAACAGTCAAATTTCAAGAGAGCATGTCGCGCTTTTAGCACTTCTTTATATCAGCAAAAAAAGTAATATTGATCCATCCCTAGCAAGCTACATCAAAAGCAAAAATCGTTTTAAAGCCTGGTTTTGGCTAGCATATGAAAGCTTTGGTGATGAAGCAAATAATAAAACATCTCTTTTACGAGAAAAAATTTCAAATCAGTTTGGACTTTATGAAAGTGATGAACAAAATGTTAATTTTGCCGAGTGTATAGATGTTTTTAGCCATTTAAATATATCCAAAGCAAAATATAAATCAAAAAATCAAAACAATAAAGAGATCATCCAAAACGTCACTCATTTAGAATTTATGAAACTTCAAGAAAATGGATCAAATTTAAATGCATCAGATGCATCAAAATGTGAGGCTTTATTTCAGCCATTTGTTACAAAGATAAATTCTTTATTAAGCACTCAAAGTACAAAGACCTTTAGCCTTGAAAACATATACTGCGTAAATTTAATCAGCTCAAATGCTTCAAACACTTCAAGAATAAATAAGCTCTTAAGACAAAGAGAGGAGGAATTTTACAAACAAGAAAATATACTCTTACTATGTCCAAGGAAGATGACAACTCCTATTAGAGTCTTTCAACCTAAAAAGAGCGAATTTACCGTCGTGCTAGCTAGTCAGACTCCATTTGATTGTAGTGAGCTAAACCCAAAAGAGCTAAATTCTAGTAGGCCAAACTATGGCAAGGTAAATTTATGCGAGCTAATACTTACTGACTTTAAATTTGACTCTTACGAAGATAGTAAAAATGAAGAGATAAAATTTAAAAATGCAAATAGCAAAGATACAGTAATACTCTATCAAGAAAACAAAAATGAAGAAGATAAGATAAATGGTGCTACCTTTACTAGTATAAAGCAAAATAGCGATGATATAGAGTATAAACTAGAAGATGGCGTTATAAGTATGAAGTACTTTGAAGACCAAACGTCTAACAACAAACACCTAAATTTTTCTTTATTAAATTTCGCTAAAGAGAATAACTTTACCCTAAGAGATGATAAAGACTCAGCTATGTTTGATATAAAGCTTCGTCTAGCTCATGGCAATAATGCAGTACCTACATCAGCATCAAGTTCAGGTCTTACTCTTACAATAAACAATCTCATCATTGAAAACGAAGATGGTAAGGCAAGTGAAGATATAGATAAGATATATCTTCATCACTGCTTTGATAAAAGTATATATGAGAGTATATCTTTAGTAAAAAATGAAGACTCAGATATCAAGAACTCATATACAGCTACATTTAATATCCCAATAGATAAAGAGAATAAAGGAGATACTAAATTTATACTTTATTCAAGTGATCTAAGTAAAGTTTATAGCACTAAAGATATTCATGCTCACTCTGATACAGCTGTAATATCTTTAGGATATCAAGATAAGAGTAGCTCTAACTTTTGCTATAGCAATAAGGTTTCGTTAAGAGATATAACAGATCATATAACAAATGTAATCTCTGATAGTGAGTATCCATTTAAGACAAATGAGCCAATAAGCTTAAAGGCTATATATAAACAAGAAAAAGGTAGTAAGAGATATAAAGAGATACTTTGGGGATATAAGGTCATAAAAAGTAAAGAGTATGATGAACTATCCAAATCAAATCCAAAAGATGTAGTAGTCTTAAAAGATCAAAAAGGTAAAGAGATAACATTTAAAATTTCAGATGTTATACAAAAAAATGATCTAGACAAGCTAAAACAAGGTGGTCATACTATAGTATTTTTTGCATATCTTGAAGGTGATAAGGATAAATTTAAGTTTTATACAAGATATGGCAAAAATCATATAAGACTAGATATAAAGATACCTTTATATATTGGATTTAGTAATGATAAGCTAGTTATATATGAGTTTGAGCATGCTATAAAAGAGAAGGCATTTGATGCTAAATTAAATCTTAGTGATAATAAAGACGATGCTTTAATAAAAAATGATAATTACTTATATATAAGTAAAAATATCTCTTCAAATGAGATAAATATCTATGAAGACGACAAGCTAAGCAAAGAGCTAAAAAGTGATAAGAATACAAATAAGAGCTATCAAATTTATGCAAAAGAAGAGAGCTCTAATAATCAGTCTAATGCAGATAAAGATAATAAGCTTGGTATAAATTTATTAAGCAAAGAGAATATGGATAAATTTATTAACTCTTTTAATGAATCAAAGAGTTTAACTAGAGTAAATAAAGGTATGTGGGAAGATGGGGATAAAGAAGTCTTAGTAAAAGTAGAGATGGGCAATGAGATAGTTTTTCCACTAAAAATCAAGCCTTTAAATAATAGAGGTATGGAATATGACTGGACGCTTATGTTGGGAGACAAGGGCGAGAGCCAAGCAATATTTGGCAGAAATAGAAACAATGGCAAAAGACAACACGCCGCAAGAGATCTATATACAGATATGCCTTTTAAAAAGAATGTAGACATAAAAACATTTAAGTCAGATGTAGAGATAGTATCTATAGCTGATGGCGAAGTAATAAAGACTGGTAATTTTTACTGTAAAACCGATCACATAACGATACAATACGACACAGTAGAATTTGGTAGCTTTATAATAAGATATGGCGAGGTTGATCCTTCAAGAGTAAAAGTAAAAGCGGGTGATATGGTACGAAAAGGTCAGGTTATAGGATATTCTGGACTAATGATTGATAACGGTGATCACCCAAATATAGTTGATAAAAAAATAGTAACCATGCTTCACTTTGAGTACTTTACAAATGGAGCCAACAAAGATGATCCTTTAACTGTCACTAATGATTCGAACAATAAATTTAAAAGACGTAAGGATCTAGCAGACCCACTGGAAATACTAAAGGAAGGATACAAAAATACTTTTGGAGAAATATTATGAGGATAATCTTTAAAATAATCTTAGCTTTACTTATAGCTGTAAATTTATCATTTGCAACAGATGATTATATAGATGATTATTATAATAGCTGGAAGCAAAAGACAATATCAAAAAAGTTTTTGAGTCAAGGTTGCAAAACAATATCAAAAGACATTTGGAATGAAAGCAAGGTTTCCTATCGTCAAACAACTATATTAAATATATACAAAGAGCCTATTTTAAATTTATATGGCGACTACGACTTAAAAATTAAAGAAATACAACATCTAAAAAATCAAAAATACAAAGAGTGTAATAAAAATTTTTGTTACGACTTTGATTTTAAGTGGTTAAACAACAAAAGTCTTTTGGTACAACTACATTTTCATGCTGATAAATATTCTAAATCAAGCTGTGAATTATGGTTATATGAAGAAGAAGATGGTAGCGTAGATGTTTATAAATTTACATCCAAGAATTTACCTGACTAATAAATTTGATAAAAGAATAGAAGATGTAACCTACTTTAGTAGCCGAATATGGAAAGTACGCGATAATGAGTGCTGCATGGTTTTGGCTTTCTAATAATCTACACAAAATAGCGGATGAGAGTAAAAATGACTCAAATAATGAAAATGTAGTGGATAAAATAACTTATGTTATTAATAGGGGGACCGACGACCAAAGCAAAAGAGATAGAAAAGAAAATTACACAGGGATTAGAAATGCTGAAATTTTTCAAATTTTTAAATAGTGCATTTTTATTATTATCATTGCTGGCTTGCAATGGTATGGGAAAAGATGAAATACCAAATTTTAAATACAAAGGCACATCTAACTATTATTTTAAAATAGGCAGTGATAGCTATTCTGTAAAGATTTTACGTAATTATAATGAGGACAACCTGGGGCGGGCAATAGATATAAAAGAGTGCGCAATTATTTACAAAGACAAGATAAAAAAATGGAGCTTCTGTTATGACGATATGTCTATGTGGAGCGTTACAGCTAATGGTAATATAATTGAGTTTAAAGGCGGAACCCAAGACAGAGATGGAAATATAGTGGACTTTTATATACTTTTTAAAAAATTAGCCTCGGAATTTTATTTGTATGAGTACACTTGGAAATTTGGATATATAGATGAAACTACAAACGATGAAAAAATTAATAAAGCAGAAAATTACTACGTAGATCATGGTAAAAAGAATAGACTTTATATAAATCAAATCACTCCAAAAATTCTTAATGACACGAGAAAAAGCTTTTATAAAAATAAATAGTAATTAGGTAATTTGAGTAACGTATTTAAAAGTAAATATATTTATAGGACAAAAATTTTATGTTTTTGAGCTCTTAATACTTAGCAAAGCCACTAGAATATCGACCGGAAAATTCAAATAAATAGAAGATAGTGAGATAAAGGTAACTTAACAGTCATGATGATCCAATTAGTATTAAAAATATTTTGCAAAAATAAATATAATAAAAAATTTCTACTACAAATTCTGGCATCAAACTTGGCGACAAACAAGAGCAAATTTTAAAGAAGCTAGGCAAGCCAAACGATCTACAAGAAGAAAACACCATCTCTATCTTCACCTACATCACTGAGCAAAATGAAAGCAAACTCTTACAAGAATTTGATATGCCACTCTACTACGAGAAATTCATCTTTTCTAATGGAGTTTTAAAAGAGTATGAATTTGGATTTGAGTATCCGTGATATTCCGCGGATCAGGATATTAATTCCATAGAGTAGCAAAAGATATTTTACGGCCTAAAAGCGTAGAATTTCTACTCTTCGTCCAAATTTATTTCAGGTAGTTTCTCTTCGGCAAAACTCTTATCTTTTTTGGCAGCTGACGCAACCTCGCTAGCTTTTTTTAAAAGTCCATCAAGCCCTTGCCTTGCCAAACGCTCAGTTAGCTG
This portion of the Campylobacter concisus genome encodes:
- the fliR gene encoding flagellar biosynthetic protein FliR, with translation MELVEFFGADKVITFMLLFARLSGLIVFFPFFSHNQIPLSVKTLLVFALCVVLFPLSHAHEHAINFLIIEILSEAMLGLCAGLLLNIVFAILQMAGEQISMIMGFSMASVLDPQTGTNSPVIANILNFIALLAFLMLDGHHLILQFYSTSLSAIPLGDFYPRSGVMSYALKLFGNLFMFGFVLAFPIIALSILSDAIFGMLMKTMPQFNLLVVGYPIKVSIGFSVLIAILAGIIKIITDMMVQILNDMPALFF
- the gpmI gene encoding 2,3-bisphosphoglycerate-independent phosphoglycerate mutase: MAQKTILIITDGIGFNKNGKFNAFEAAKKPNYDKFFKEIPNSLIKTSGNAVGLPEGQMGNSEVGHMCIGSGRVLYQNLVKISRSFADGSLAENEALKDLFKKCKRVHVIGLYSDGGVHSHMEHFDGMCELVSKSGCEVFAHAITDGRDVSPNSGLNFIKSLEAKFKVATVCGRFYAMDRDKRWERVKEAYDSLVNGANLSSLSPSEYLQKSYDEGVTDEFVKPASFNGFKGIGEDDGVIVINFRNDRAREICQALGEEKFSEFERPFAIKNLITMTEYDANFKFEVLFKNEKIKNTLSEVIAAAGLRQLHTAETEKYAHVTFFFNGGVEELASNETRVLIPSPKVKTYDEKPEMSAVEVCKAVLKGMDDEQDFIVVNFANGDMVGHTGNYEAAIKAVEAVDTALGEIYAKAKEKNYAMIITSDHGNCEEMRDSSGELLTNHTTYDVFCFVMADGVKKVKNGGLNNIAPSVLKIMGLEIPAEMDEALI
- the mraY gene encoding phospho-N-acetylmuramoyl-pentapeptide-transferase produces the protein MFYYIYEILNFNIFQYITVRAGIAFFIAFILTAYLMPKFIAWAKAKNAAQPIYELAPQTHQKKAKTPTMGGLVFVFTAVLSTIICARLDNVFVLTSLFCLVCFTLLGYKDDYSKILGAKNHAGLSPKAKLFFQFLIAFVISVFLYASHELSTEFYLPFFKQPILDLKIFAIFFWTLVIVAASNSVNLTDGLDGLATVPSIFSLLTLGVFAYICGHAVFSSYLLLPKIIGVGESVVVSSALIGSLMGFLWFNCHPAEVFMGDSGSLSVGAYIGFMGVATKNEILLIIIGLIFVVETLSVILQVGSFKIFKRRIFLMAPIHHHFEIKGWAENKIIVRFWIIALLANLIALTALKIR
- the murD gene encoding UDP-N-acetylmuramoyl-L-alanine--D-glutamate ligase is translated as MRKSLFGYGGTIKAIAKNFTKDGLWNIYDDKFSEISKDEFGNALLPVSEFDPAKSSLEIPSPGIPPHHELIKKAKNLVSEYDYFYEIYKENLPFNIWISGTNGKTTTTKMTQHLLESKGSVMGGNVGIALANLDPNAKIWILETSSFTLHYTNHATPGIYVLLPITPDHLSWHGNMSEYEKAKLKPLASMSESSVAIVPEIYANTPTKAKVIAYKDESYLANFCGISVDSINFKTPFLLDALLALAVEKILFDRCDAELLNTFVIEANKLEEFSDKNGRTWVNDTKATNIDASIQAVKRYKDHFIHLILGGDDKGVDMTPLFEGLKSLRVKIYAIGSNSDKLMKLATKFGIPALKCDFLQNAVNEIDKELKTSEIALLSPAAASLDQFKSYAERGDKFKEFIKSL
- a CDS encoding M23 family metallopeptidase codes for the protein MPLTPRNDVNFKRNLIDIIKFSYDNDISRPFISNNKLLIGYGFSLKDDIELICAQIYKNNKDKVIKDVKQTIANTMSKTTIEKIDTDELLKKINDAAKGAYAKSGGADTLPEFEFSSEDQLNAVLEQKLMPLIQEINQKLNNSPLKNLQAVSLTSDTQNSQISREHVALLALLYISKKSNIDPSLASYIKSKNRFKAWFWLAYESFGDEANNKTSLLREKISNQFGLYESDEQNVNFAECIDVFSHLNISKAKYKSKNQNNKEIIQNVTHLEFMKLQENGSNLNASDASKCEALFQPFVTKINSLLSTQSTKTFSLENIYCVNLISSNASNTSRINKLLRQREEEFYKQENILLLCPRKMTTPIRVFQPKKSEFTVVLASQTPFDCSELNPKELNSSRPNYGKVNLCELILTDFKFDSYEDSKNEEIKFKNANSKDTVILYQENKNEEDKINGATFTSIKQNSDDIEYKLEDGVISMKYFEDQTSNNKHLNFSLLNFAKENNFTLRDDKDSAMFDIKLRLAHGNNAVPTSASSSGLTLTINNLIIENEDGKASEDIDKIYLHHCFDKSIYESISLVKNEDSDIKNSYTATFNIPIDKENKGDTKFILYSSDLSKVYSTKDIHAHSDTAVISLGYQDKSSSNFCYSNKVSLRDITDHITNVISDSEYPFKTNEPISLKAIYKQEKGSKRYKEILWGYKVIKSKEYDELSKSNPKDVVVLKDQKGKEITFKISDVIQKNDLDKLKQGGHTIVFFAYLEGDKDKFKFYTRYGKNHIRLDIKIPLYIGFSNDKLVIYEFEHAIKEKAFDAKLNLSDNKDDALIKNDNYLYISKNISSNEINIYEDDKLSKELKSDKNTNKSYQIYAKEESSNNQSNADKDNKLGINLLSKENMDKFINSFNESKSLTRVNKGMWEDGDKEVLVKVEMGNEIVFPLKIKPLNNRGMEYDWTLMLGDKGESQAIFGRNRNNGKRQHAARDLYTDMPFKKNVDIKTFKSDVEIVSIADGEVIKTGNFYCKTDHITIQYDTVEFGSFIIRYGEVDPSRVKVKAGDMVRKGQVIGYSGLMIDNGDHPNIVDKKIVTMLHFEYFTNGANKDDPLTVTNDSNNKFKRRKDLADPLEILKEGYKNTFGEIL